A DNA window from Hordeum vulgare subsp. vulgare chromosome 1H, MorexV3_pseudomolecules_assembly, whole genome shotgun sequence contains the following coding sequences:
- the LOC123445543 gene encoding probable protein S-acyltransferase 16: MGRPGYLTLPIFAALAAIGYVYYTTVFVAVAGWLGLATAAGVANAAAFTALAAACLATYAAAVSRDPGRVPPTFLPDVEDAETPVHEVKRKGGDLRYCQKCGHYKPPRAHHCRVCKRCVLKMDHHCIWINNCVGHENYKIFLVFVLYAVIASFYAMILIVGSIIYSAPKDEQLGSDSSRTSIIICGVILCPLTLALTVLLGWHIHLILQNKTTIEYHEGVRAMWLAEKGGDLYHHPYDLGVYENLISVLGRSILCWLCPVSTNTSNGLRFRSSYNTSSASPPCDLQKIALHSQ; the protein is encoded by the exons ATGGGGAGGCCGGGGTACCTGACGCTGCCCATCTTCGCGGCGCTCGCGGCGATCGGCTACGTCTACTACACCACGGtcttcgtcgccgtcgccggCTGGCTCGGCCTCGCCACTGCCGCCGGGGTCGCCAACGCCGCCGCCTTCAcggccctcgccgccgcctgcctcgCCACCTACGCGGCCGCCGTCTCCCGGGACCCCGGCCGGGTGCCGCCCACCTTCCTGCCCGACGTCGAGGACGCCGAGACCCCCGTCCACGAGGTCAAGCGCAAG GGTGGTGATTTGAGATATTGCCAGAAATGTGGCCACTACAAGCCTCCACGTGCACACCATTGCCGCGTGTGCAAGAGATGTGTTCTAAAAATG GACCATCACTGTATTTGGATCAATAACTGTGTTGGACACGAGAACTACAAGATATTCTTGGTCTTTGTATTGTATGCTGTAATTGCAAGCTTCTATGCAATG ATTCTGATTGTAGGGAGCATCATTTACAGTGCTCCGAAAGATGAACAGTTAGGCAGTGATTCTTCTAGAACATCAATC ATTATTTGTGGGGTCATTCTTTGTCCATTAACTCTGGCGCTGACAGTGCTCTTGGGCTGGCATATCCATCTCATATTACAGAACAAAACTACAATTGAG TACCATGAAGGAGTTAGAGCAATGTGGTTGGCAGAAAAGGGTGGAGATCTTTATCATCATCCATATGACCTTGGTGTTTATGAGAATCTTATTTCG GTGCTGGGACGTAGCATATTATGCTGGCTCTGCCCAGTATCAACCAATACAAGCAACGGCCTACGGTTCCGTTCATCCTACAATACTTCATCAGCTTCACCACCGTGTGATTTACAAAAGATAGCATTACATTCACAGTGA
- the LOC123445549 gene encoding peptidyl-prolyl cis-trans isomerase FKBP20-1: protein MAETIDLTGDGGVLKTVVRKAKDDAISPSDSLPLVDVHYEGTLAENGEVFDTTHEDNSIFSFEVGQGAVIKAWDLALRTMKVGEVAKITCKPEYAYGSAGSPPEIPANATLIFEVELVACKPRKGSSLGSVSDEKARLEELKKQRELAAATKEEEKKKREEAKAAAAARVQAKLDAKKGKGKGKGK from the exons ATGGCAGAAACCATAGATTTAACAGGGGATGGAGGCGTCCTTAAGACGGTGGTTAGAAAAGCAAAGGATGATGCTATAAGCCCATCTGACAGCCTTCCATTAGTTGATG TTCATTATGAAGGGACACTTGCTGAAAATGGGGAAGTTTTTGACACCACACATGAAGACAATTCTATTTTTTCATTTGAAGTTGGCCAGGGAGCTGTCATTAAAGCATGGGATCTAGCCTTAAGAACTATGAAA GTTGGTGAGGTTGCAAAAATAACATGCAAGCCAGAATATGCCTATGGAAGTGCAGGCTCCCCACCAGAGATACCAGCGAA TGCGACACTCATTTTTGAGGTGGAATTAGTGGCGTGCAAGCCAAGGAAAGGTTCAAGTCTGGGCAGTGTATCTGATGAGAAAGCCAGGCTAGA GGAGCTTAAGAAACAGCGGGAGCTAGCTGCCGCTAccaaagaggaagagaagaagaagagggaggaggcaAAGGCTGCAGCGGCGGCCCGTGTGCAAGCCAAACTTGAcgcgaagaagggcaagggaaaaggAAAGGGCAAATAA